ATTATCATTAGAAGCAGCAAAATTGTTTGAAAAGAATTATGGATTAAAATTGGATACGGACTCTTTGGTGACTGCTGGAATACTTCACGATATAATGAAGGCTTTTGAATATCATAGGGACTTTGAAAATGATTTAGTCCCCACAGGAATACCTCTTGATCACACTATGCTTATTGTTGCTGAACTTTATCACAGAAACTTTCCTGAAGATATAATCCATATTGTTGCTTCTCATCCTGGGGAGGCTGGAACTGTTTCCCCAAAATCCTTTGAGGCAGTACTATTTCACCATATAGATTCTCTTTGTTCTGTCATGGAATATTACATGGAGGTAAAAAAGAAAATGGAACAAAAACTAAGACTGCTAAAACAAAGGGAGGAGTTGTTGAAGTCAAATGAGTCAAATCAAACAGATGCTTGATGAGATTAAAGGCATCTTGAATGGGATAGGGAAGAATGATTCCATTTGTATAATTCATCACGATGATGCTGATGGATGTACCTCAGCAGCTCTTTTTTCAATACTCATAAAAAATCTCATAGGAGATTATCCTTTATTATTTCCAATAAGGGGCGAGGAAAACATCAGCAGGGGTATGTTGAACCAGATGAAGATAATAAATCCTGATTATGTTTTTGTTTTGGATGTGTCTATAGATGCCAGAAAATTAAACCTGTTCAAGGGTTTTATACTTGATCATCATATATTCAATGATTTTCCTTCGAATCCAACTTTCAAATACTTCAATCCCAGGGTTTTTGAGAAGGATGACGAGAAGATACTTCCTGTTTCTTATATGACTTACAAATTACTGAAAGAAATGTTCCCCCAAGAAAGAGTCGCCTGGATAGCCGCAATAGGAATTACCGAGGATCACAGGGTTGAATTGTGCAGAGATGTTTTTGAAGATGTCAGAAGAGAGAATCCTGACTTGTTAGGCGACCAAGAAATTACTCAGATAAAAATAGAAAATTCAATATTCGGGCAATTCTGGGATATGGTTAGATCGGGTAGAATGATAAGAAAAACCGAGGGAGCAAGGACAGCGGTCTTGGCTTTGATAGAAACAAAGGATAGGCCAGACAAATTCTTTAATGGTTTGACACAGCATTCATTTGCCCTAAGAAATTTTTATGACAAAGTTGTTTATGAGACTGAGGATTCACTGATAGATGTAAAAGAGAAGGCCAAGTTCAATTATGACAAAAAGGTGATAATCTATGAGGCCAGGAAATCCAATATAAGTGCATTGACATCTTTCATTTCTGATAAAATAAGACAGAAATATCCAGAATGGATTGTTTGTGTAATAGGAAGGGAATATGGGAAAGAACATAAAAAGTTGAGTATAAGGTTGGAACAAACAAAGAGAAAGGAAAACTTGGTTGAAATTCTTGAGAA
The sequence above is a segment of the Candidatus Aenigmatarchaeota archaeon genome. Coding sequences within it:
- a CDS encoding HDIG domain-containing protein, whose protein sequence is MERLIQLTKYIKNKELREKVAQIIKDEELSSKEFKKYRREELEKAGSVFGVSSSSMGPVERGIIEHTVQVVELSLEAAKLFEKNYGLKLDTDSLVTAGILHDIMKAFEYHRDFENDLVPTGIPLDHTMLIVAELYHRNFPEDIIHIVASHPGEAGTVSPKSFEAVLFHHIDSLCSVMEYYMEVKKKMEQKLRLLKQREELLKSNESNQTDA
- a CDS encoding DHHA1 domain-containing protein, whose protein sequence is MSQIKQMLDEIKGILNGIGKNDSICIIHHDDADGCTSAALFSILIKNLIGDYPLLFPIRGEENISRGMLNQMKIINPDYVFVLDVSIDARKLNLFKGFILDHHIFNDFPSNPTFKYFNPRVFEKDDEKILPVSYMTYKLLKEMFPQERVAWIAAIGITEDHRVELCRDVFEDVRRENPDLLGDQEITQIKIENSIFGQFWDMVRSGRMIRKTEGARTAVLALIETKDRPDKFFNGLTQHSFALRNFYDKVVYETEDSLIDVKEKAKFNYDKKVIIYEARKSNISALTSFISDKIRQKYPEWIVCVIGREYGKEHKKLSIRLEQTKRKENLVEILEKVKKDVPTVKGGGHKSAIGVSVSQEYLDDFLESFLSFI